ATCGTTGAGGCCTATACCTAATTTTTCAAACATTACTCTTGTTGCCTTTTCGATTCCAGGGTATCTGTTGTTCATAATACATCCTAAGAAATATGCGAAATCTGCCATTTTTTTGCCTCCTTATTCTAATTCTCCGGTTTCCCAGTTGTATCCGATTAAAGTGTCAAATTGTGTTTTCTTGAGTATATCTTGCACTTCTTTGAGTGCTTCAGGGAACTGATGGGTTGTTGGTGGTAATTCGCCAAGTCCTACTTTTTTTCTTAGTGCCATTGTAGCATCATTTATAGGTACTCCGTGTCCGCTTTTCAATACGAAGGAACCAACTGCTTTATGGGCTGGTGCCATTTTTCCTGCCTGTGATTGCATGTTTCGTATTACTTTAACAACATCTACAATTGCAACGCCTCTTGGGCATCTTTCCTGGCAAGCGTAGCATGTAACACATTCCCAGATGGTTTCATCATTCATTACTTCGTTTCTAAGTCCCATTAGAGATTTTCTTATTATGCTTCTTATCCTGTAAGGAGTTCTTTTTCCGGATGGACATGATCCTGTACAAGTTCCGCACTGGTAGCATAAAGCTACTGTATCAGCGCCAGCATCCATAATATCTTGTTTAAAAGTGTTGTCTACATCTTCAGGACTTACTAAGTTTTCCTCTTTATTAAGTAAGGTCATATTTACACTTCCTTTGGTTTTAGGCTCCTCTTCTTTTTCGGCTTTTTCAACAACTTCAGATTCTGTTTC
The nucleotide sequence above comes from Methanobacterium sp.. Encoded proteins:
- the hdrC gene encoding CoB--CoM heterodisulfide reductase subunit C; its protein translation is MKNLKRLKNFLTGQQAEEDEKKESAEETKTPETFEETSDKTEETIESSPAVEKKVETEAVKEEKPETEETEPEATVKEKEAETKTVKEEEPETEEVKAETTTEETEVEVTEEKEIIEEEEETVPEEVETESEVVEKAEKEEEPKTKGSVNMTLLNKEENLVSPEDVDNTFKQDIMDAGADTVALCYQCGTCTGSCPSGKRTPYRIRSIIRKSLMGLRNEVMNDETIWECVTCYACQERCPRGVAIVDVVKVIRNMQSQAGKMAPAHKAVGSFVLKSGHGVPINDATMALRKKVGLGELPPTTHQFPEALKEVQDILKKTQFDTLIGYNWETGELE